The genomic stretch TGCTGTATATCAAGAAAAAATGGGGAAAAAGGTGTCTTTGGATTGGCTTGATTCTCCTTTGGTTTTTCTCCAATCAGTTTATTGCAAATCAAGCAATGTTGGCTTGGGAACCTGATTTCAAAGACTTCAATGAAATCAAAAACCATGAATATGGGATTGTGCTGACTGGGGTGACTAACCTCAGCAAAACCGCCTATGACCGTACCTTTTTCAATAAAGGAGCGGATCGCATCACACATGCATTACAGCTTTACCGGATGGGCAAAATAAAAAAAATCCTTATCACCGGTGGACAAGGCCTAAATCCTGTCAATCCACAATCAGAAGCTGAGCTTTTGGAGCGGTTTTTATTGATGGCCGGTGTCCCTGAAGAAGACATTATGATCGAAGATCAATCGAAAAATACTGCTCAAAATGCCGCGTTTACTAAGGAGTTTTTAGATGCAAAAGGAATTGACACAAACCAGGAATTTTTGCTGATCACTTCCGCTTTTCACATGTATAGAGCGAAAGGATGCTTTGATAAGGCGGGTTTAAAAACCCAAACTTTTCCTACAGACTACTACAGTCATGACACAAAATATGACCTTCCAGCATTTTTATATCCTAACCCTTCATCAATCGAAAACTGGCACAAATTGACAAAGGAATGGATTGGGATTTTGGTATACAAGTTAGTCGGGTATATTTGATATGTGATTATCCGCAATGATGCCAGTAACCATATTCTCTTTGCTTTACTGGAGGAAGACCGATGCTTCGACTTCGCTCAGCACAGGTGACAGGTGACCGAAGTGGCCTTTAGGATAGTGTTTTCCGAATTC from Algoriphagus sp. NG3 encodes the following:
- a CDS encoding YdcF family protein, which produces MFFYLSQFLSFLAMPLTIISLLWVIGLLYIKKKWGKRCLWIGLILLWFFSNQFIANQAMLAWEPDFKDFNEIKNHEYGIVLTGVTNLSKTAYDRTFFNKGADRITHALQLYRMGKIKKILITGGQGLNPVNPQSEAELLERFLLMAGVPEEDIMIEDQSKNTAQNAAFTKEFLDAKGIDTNQEFLLITSAFHMYRAKGCFDKAGLKTQTFPTDYYSHDTKYDLPAFLYPNPSSIENWHKLTKEWIGILVYKLVGYI